Proteins encoded within one genomic window of Actinoplanes octamycinicus:
- a CDS encoding ROK family transcriptional regulator, with protein sequence MRRTGTNLPKVGQYNRAVVLDQIQLTDGISRVEIAELTGLTPQTVSGIVRRLIGEGIVREDGAAVSNGGKPRTKLRVNAAAGLAVGVHFDPSELSCVVADLLGRPLATRQQPVRPGATPGEVVAAVTGLVDEVLGTAGVDRGRVLGLGLATPGPIDQTLGSLVGPPQLLGWTRVPIKDMLAAATGLPVTLDNDATAAAIGECWAGAGRGVADFAYFFFGAGVGGGLILGHQVYRGGSMNAAEFGHQSVQPGGPACYCGNRGCLERLISPKALVEATGLADYDAVRRAATAGDPLAVAAVEAAAGHLATAVVNVANILDIDLVVLGGHGLRHLEDRFRTAVAEALATRPLARRIRAVRVEVSPLGADAAVVGAAALVLHTTYAPQVSELLSL encoded by the coding sequence CAGTACAACCGGGCCGTCGTGCTCGATCAGATCCAGCTGACCGACGGCATCAGCCGGGTGGAGATCGCCGAGCTGACCGGGCTGACCCCGCAGACGGTGTCCGGCATCGTCCGGCGCCTGATCGGCGAGGGCATCGTCCGGGAGGACGGCGCCGCCGTCTCCAACGGCGGCAAGCCACGCACCAAGCTGCGGGTCAACGCGGCCGCCGGGCTCGCGGTCGGCGTCCACTTCGACCCGTCCGAGTTGTCCTGCGTGGTCGCCGACCTGCTCGGCCGCCCGCTGGCCACCCGGCAGCAGCCGGTCCGGCCGGGCGCCACCCCCGGCGAGGTGGTCGCCGCGGTCACCGGGCTGGTCGACGAGGTGCTCGGCACGGCCGGCGTGGACCGCGGCCGGGTGCTCGGCCTCGGCCTGGCCACCCCGGGCCCGATCGACCAGACCCTCGGCTCGCTGGTCGGGCCGCCGCAGCTGCTCGGCTGGACCCGGGTGCCGATCAAGGACATGCTGGCCGCGGCGACCGGGCTGCCGGTCACCCTGGACAACGACGCCACGGCCGCCGCGATCGGCGAGTGCTGGGCTGGGGCGGGGCGCGGCGTGGCCGATTTTGCCTACTTCTTCTTCGGCGCCGGGGTGGGCGGCGGCCTGATCCTCGGCCACCAGGTCTACCGCGGCGGCTCGATGAACGCCGCCGAGTTCGGCCACCAGTCGGTGCAGCCCGGCGGTCCGGCCTGCTACTGCGGCAACCGCGGCTGCCTGGAGCGTCTGATCAGCCCGAAAGCGCTGGTCGAGGCGACCGGGCTGGCCGACTATGACGCGGTCCGGCGGGCCGCGACGGCCGGCGACCCGCTGGCCGTCGCGGCGGTCGAGGCGGCCGCCGGGCACCTGGCCACCGCGGTGGTGAACGTCGCCAACATCCTGGACATCGACCTGGTGGTCCTCGGCGGGCACGGCCTGCGCCACCTCGAGGACCGATTCCGTACGGCGGTGGCAGAGGCCCTGGCCACCCGGCCGCTGGCCCGCCGGATCCGCGCCGTGCGGGTGGAGGTGTCGCCGCTCGGCGCCGACGCCGCGGTGGTCGGCGCCGCCGCGCTGGTCCTGCACACCACCTACGCCCCACAGGTGTCCGAGCTGCTGTCGCTGTGA